From the genome of Fusobacterium varium, one region includes:
- a CDS encoding N(4)-(Beta-N-acetylglucosaminyl)-L-asparaginase precursor encodes MDNEAGGAAATGLGEDIMKGCLSYETVQRMKRGMSPSEAAQSAVADFSEQLKRRRGHAGAISVIAMNNKGEWGIGTNVEFSFVAADPDNEPKVYLANPVEGSNEVKIEIASKEYMEAYKKNIQKPLEEI; translated from the coding sequence GTGGATAATGAAGCTGGTGGAGCAGCAGCTACTGGACTTGGAGAAGATATAATGAAAGGGTGTCTTTCTTATGAAACAGTTCAAAGAATGAAAAGAGGAATGTCTCCTTCAGAGGCAGCGCAATCAGCAGTTGCAGATTTTTCTGAACAGTTGAAAAGAAGAAGAGGACATGCAGGAGCTATATCAGTTATAGCAATGAATAACAAGGGTGAATGGGGAATTGGGACAAATGTAGAATTTTCATTTGTTGCAGCTGACCCAGATAATGAACCTAAAGTATATCTTGCAAATCCTGTAGAAGGAAGCAACGAAGTAAAAATAGAGATAGCTTCAAAAGAATATATGGAAGCTTACAAAAAAAACATACAAAAACCATTAGAAGAAATATAA
- the gmuC gene encoding PTS system oligo-beta-mannoside-specific EIIC component, with translation MSKVITILEDKLVPVAAWIAQNKYINGIRRAFIMMMPLLMIGSIFLMISAFPLPAYQRGMTSLFGEGWKDVLDIPVSATFSLIALYVAFLVAQQLAKQFELDSIAVGLLSLASFLILTPLGHSTEHGAVITFDWLGSKGMFVAMVIGVVTVKIFQFFVNRNILVKMPDGVPPEVIKSFEALIPGTVILGAALILRLLMMHTEYGTIHDFVYRMLALPLKSLGTSYIGSILTVFAISILWSVGINSGSMVNGFVRPFWLENQVENIAALQAGQPLPHVITEQFFDMVWMGGAGVTLSLLIAILIFAKSKHIRSVGAIGTIPGIFNINEPILFGLPIILNPIMLIPFNLVAMVMVTTQYITMNLGIVSKPLGVAFPWPTPAIISGFLTVGDISGSLIQIVNLIIGAMIYLPFLRIIDKASKKEEDEMERLEQMENEGK, from the coding sequence ATGAGCAAAGTTATAACTATACTAGAAGACAAACTTGTTCCTGTAGCTGCATGGATAGCACAGAACAAATATATCAATGGGATAAGAAGAGCATTTATAATGATGATGCCTTTACTAATGATTGGATCTATATTTTTGATGATTTCAGCTTTTCCTCTACCAGCATATCAAAGAGGTATGACTAGTTTATTTGGTGAAGGATGGAAAGATGTTCTTGATATTCCTGTAAGTGCAACATTTTCACTTATAGCTTTATATGTGGCTTTCTTGGTAGCTCAACAGCTGGCTAAACAGTTTGAGCTTGACAGCATAGCAGTAGGGCTTTTATCTTTAGCCTCTTTCTTAATTCTTACTCCATTAGGGCACTCAACTGAACATGGAGCAGTTATTACATTTGACTGGCTTGGAAGCAAGGGAATGTTTGTGGCTATGGTTATTGGAGTAGTAACTGTAAAGATATTTCAGTTTTTCGTCAATAGAAATATTCTTGTAAAAATGCCTGATGGAGTACCACCAGAAGTTATAAAATCATTTGAAGCTTTAATTCCCGGAACAGTTATTTTAGGAGCAGCTCTTATTTTAAGACTTCTTATGATGCATACAGAATATGGAACAATTCATGACTTTGTATATAGAATGCTGGCTCTTCCATTGAAATCACTAGGAACTTCGTATATAGGTTCTATACTTACAGTTTTTGCTATATCAATACTTTGGTCTGTTGGAATAAACAGTGGATCTATGGTTAATGGATTTGTAAGACCTTTCTGGCTGGAAAATCAAGTGGAAAATATAGCTGCATTACAAGCTGGACAGCCACTTCCTCATGTAATAACTGAGCAGTTCTTTGATATGGTATGGATGGGAGGAGCAGGAGTTACACTTTCTCTTCTTATAGCTATACTTATCTTTGCAAAAAGCAAACATATAAGAAGTGTTGGAGCTATTGGAACTATTCCTGGAATATTCAATATCAATGAACCAATTTTATTTGGACTTCCAATAATTCTTAATCCAATTATGCTTATACCATTTAATCTGGTAGCTATGGTAATGGTAACTACACAATATATAACAATGAATCTTGGAATTGTATCAAAACCTTTGGGAGTAGCTTTCCCATGGCCTACACCAGCAATAATCAGTGGATTTTTAACGGTAGGAGATATTTCAGGATCACTTATTCAAATAGTAAATCTTATCATAGGAGCAATGATTTATCTTCCATTCCTTAGAATAATAGACAAGGCAAGTAAAAAAGAGGAAGATGAAATGGAAAGATTAGAACAAATGGAGAACGAAGGAAAATAA
- the gmuB gene encoding Oligo-beta-mannoside-specific phosphotransferase enzyme IIB component yields the protein MKKILLLCDAGMSTSLMVKKMKEAAVKKGVEVEINALSIAKFQENLGNYDVFLLGPQVKYKKAELAAVAETVGKKVEIINTMDYGMMKGDKVLDLALSLID from the coding sequence ATGAAAAAAATATTATTATTATGTGATGCAGGAATGTCAACAAGTCTTATGGTAAAAAAAATGAAGGAAGCTGCTGTAAAAAAGGGAGTAGAAGTTGAAATCAATGCTCTAAGTATAGCAAAATTTCAAGAAAATCTTGGTAACTATGATGTATTCCTATTAGGACCACAAGTAAAATATAAAAAAGCTGAATTAGCAGCAGTAGCAGAAACTGTTGGAAAAAAAGTAGAAATTATCAATACTATGGATTATGGTATGATGAAAGGGGATAAAGTTTTAGATCTTGCTCTTTCTTTGATTGACTAA
- a CDS encoding Putative dipeptidase SA1572, which yields MDIKKYIDTHFDEALKSIIEIIRIKTVKAEKTGDAPYGAELKRGLSKVLEIAQSLGFRVKNLDNYIGYAEYGEGEEYIAVLGHIDVVPEGDETSWSVPPYEGCIVNNQLTARGAIDNKAPIISALYSLKAVVDTNPQFNKRVRIIFGTNEESGDEDIKYYLAREKEPKYAFTPDGRFPVIFSEKGIYTFSFRKRIDWKNSKLVEIKAGTRSNIVPEKCIAKVRNIPKENIETALNEIRKSSKAEYMVSCEGDITEIICTGISAHASSPHKGVNALLGMYRFLDLIIGKEDAAKGFISFISGYIGESSDGEKLGIKTVNEEVGNLTISAGITNIKDDELFIKFNIRYPASIDEKTLDSRLKIAGEKGGVVFFKENHNAPLYFEKNHPLVKELQDVYINVTGRDEEPAALGGGTYAKLMPNTVAFGPNFKEYNGKPHSFDECMDLDMLKQGMEIYARAILRLGALIK from the coding sequence ATGGATATAAAAAAATATATCGATACACACTTTGATGAGGCTCTGAAAAGTATCATTGAAATTATAAGAATAAAAACTGTAAAAGCCGAGAAAACGGGAGATGCTCCCTATGGAGCAGAGCTTAAAAGAGGCTTGAGTAAAGTATTGGAAATAGCTCAAAGCCTTGGATTTAGAGTAAAAAATTTAGATAACTATATTGGATATGCTGAATATGGAGAGGGAGAAGAATATATAGCTGTTTTGGGACATATAGATGTAGTTCCTGAGGGTGATGAAACTAGTTGGAGTGTCCCTCCATATGAAGGGTGTATAGTGAATAATCAGCTTACAGCAAGGGGAGCTATTGATAATAAGGCTCCCATCATATCAGCTCTATATTCTTTAAAAGCAGTTGTGGATACAAATCCACAATTTAACAAGAGGGTAAGGATAATATTTGGAACTAATGAAGAGAGTGGAGATGAAGATATCAAATATTATCTGGCTAGGGAAAAAGAACCAAAATATGCTTTTACTCCAGATGGAAGATTTCCAGTAATATTTTCTGAAAAGGGAATATACACATTTTCATTCAGAAAAAGAATAGACTGGAAAAATTCAAAGTTAGTAGAGATAAAAGCAGGAACAAGATCAAATATAGTACCTGAAAAATGTATAGCTAAAGTGAGAAATATACCTAAAGAGAATATCGAAACAGCTCTTAATGAAATAAGAAAGTCATCTAAAGCAGAATATATGGTAAGTTGTGAAGGAGATATAACAGAAATAATCTGTACAGGAATATCAGCTCATGCAAGTTCACCTCATAAGGGAGTGAATGCTCTTTTAGGAATGTATAGATTCCTTGATCTGATTATTGGGAAAGAAGATGCAGCGAAAGGATTTATATCATTTATTTCAGGTTATATTGGTGAAAGTTCAGATGGAGAGAAACTGGGTATAAAAACTGTCAATGAAGAAGTAGGAAATCTGACAATAAGTGCAGGGATAACAAATATTAAAGATGATGAACTATTTATAAAATTTAATATAAGATACCCTGCTTCTATAGATGAAAAAACTCTTGATTCAAGATTGAAAATAGCAGGAGAAAAGGGAGGAGTTGTATTTTTTAAAGAAAATCACAATGCACCTCTTTATTTTGAAAAAAATCACCCTCTAGTAAAGGAATTGCAAGATGTATATATAAATGTAACAGGAAGAGATGAGGAACCTGCTGCATTAGGTGGAGGAACTTATGCAAAATTAATGCCTAATACAGTAGCTTTTGGTCCTAATTTTAAAGAGTATAATGGAAAGCCTCACAGTTTTGATGAATGCATGGATTTGGATATGTTGAAACAGGGTATGGAGATATATGCAAGAGCTATATTAAGACTTGGAGCATTGATTAAATAA
- a CDS encoding LytTr DNA-binding domain: MIKIGVDVDEKLIILLKEMLDYEFINTKRENKNFEIFIIDIDAENITDKIKLNFKKGIPVIVVLGKNNIREMRTLFLSNYVADCILRHEVYEIEKSIEKLIHSKQKYTQFYLNDNQKKGIIDFSEVTYISYCRTTRRIQFHLINKEIFTLKENFSIVEERLEAIDNFYKIERGTIINIDLIRYIDYKEENIIFRDFSVLYVSKIKLKK; encoded by the coding sequence ATGATTAAGATAGGAGTAGATGTAGATGAAAAACTTATTATCCTCTTAAAAGAAATGCTGGATTATGAATTTATAAACACTAAACGAGAAAATAAAAATTTTGAAATATTTATAATAGACATTGATGCAGAAAATATTACAGATAAGATTAAATTAAATTTCAAAAAAGGAATCCCTGTTATTGTTGTTTTAGGAAAAAATAATATAAGGGAAATGAGAACTTTATTTTTATCAAATTATGTTGCTGACTGCATCTTAAGACATGAAGTATATGAAATTGAAAAATCTATTGAAAAGTTAATTCATTCTAAACAAAAATATACTCAATTCTACCTAAATGATAATCAGAAAAAGGGAATTATTGATTTTTCAGAAGTAACATATATTAGTTACTGCCGAACAACACGAAGAATTCAATTTCATTTAATTAATAAAGAAATTTTTACTTTGAAAGAAAACTTTTCTATTGTTGAAGAAAGATTGGAAGCAATAGATAATTTTTATAAAATTGAAAGAGGAACCATAATCAATATAGACTTGATTAGATATATAGACTATAAAGAGGAAAATATAATTTTTAGAGATTTTTCGGTGCTGTATGTAAGTAAAATTAAATTAAAAAAATAG
- a CDS encoding Protein of uncharacterised function (DUF535) yields MQFNSIIQILQLYFDIMKKGKGKGQINTLKKQIKFIFRTIVYLPFSLQVGEFILKHEKLKNNIFGYPMLISKVHRPYLVKNLKTNEKVKSIIESYKFIDAFFPVELNDELYKNGKILLSHFPVKDGSFYKIYLCIYTNFEKEGEINIKLTDSCENIIGTLTFGIIKQKDKKTILIGGLQGASKDLNEEYIKNCTKNMYGLFPKKLLFEALCFLEKATKINFTKAATGNSTHIYTSERYTSRRIIHSDYDSFWKTLNATQLENKLWYFPKSIKRKSLEEIPSKKRSQYQKRYNLLDSIEEDILNKFKGEENENTDNTF; encoded by the coding sequence TTGCAGTTTAATTCTATTATACAAATATTACAATTATATTTTGATATTATGAAAAAAGGTAAGGGAAAAGGACAGATAAATACATTAAAAAAACAGATAAAATTTATTTTTAGAACAATAGTTTATCTGCCTTTCTCTTTACAAGTAGGAGAATTTATATTAAAACATGAAAAATTAAAAAATAATATTTTTGGTTATCCAATGCTTATTAGTAAAGTACATCGTCCATATTTAGTAAAGAACTTAAAAACAAATGAAAAAGTAAAAAGCATAATAGAAAGTTATAAATTTATAGATGCGTTTTTTCCTGTTGAATTAAATGATGAATTATATAAAAATGGAAAAATTTTATTAAGTCATTTTCCTGTTAAAGATGGTTCTTTTTATAAAATATATCTTTGTATATATACAAATTTTGAAAAGGAAGGAGAAATTAATATAAAATTAACAGATTCATGTGAAAATATAATAGGAACTTTAACTTTTGGAATTATAAAGCAGAAAGATAAAAAAACAATATTAATTGGGGGGTTACAAGGAGCTTCAAAAGACCTGAATGAAGAATATATAAAAAACTGTACTAAAAATATGTATGGTTTATTTCCTAAAAAGCTTTTATTTGAAGCTCTTTGTTTTTTAGAAAAAGCTACAAAAATTAATTTTACAAAGGCAGCAACTGGTAATTCTACACACATATATACATCTGAAAGATATACTTCAAGGAGAATAATTCATTCTGACTATGATTCCTTTTGGAAAACATTAAATGCTACTCAATTAGAAAATAAATTATGGTATTTTCCTAAGTCTATAAAAAGAAAATCTTTAGAGGAGATACCGAGCAAAAAAAGAAGCCAGTATCAGAAAAGATACAATCTTCTTGATAGTATAGAAGAAGATATTTTAAATAAGTTTAAAGGAGAAGAGAATGAAAATACTGATAATACGTTTTAA
- the rfaQ_2 gene encoding Lipopolysaccharide core heptosyltransferase rfaQ, whose amino-acid sequence MKILIIRFKQIGDAVLSSVICNTLKKSFPEAEIDYVVYEHIAPLFKNHPYIDNVISITKDEQKNPLKYISKAWKVTRKKYDIVIDIMSTPKSEMFTLFSLKSKYRIGRRKKYRGFTYTHKISEPVDSKDKVDKFLKILAPLEEEYKILYDNNYIINISQDEKENMRRKMMEAGIDFSKPVFICAASSRRPEKIYSLDKMECIIKKVVEELNSQIILFYSLSEKEFVKNFHSRLNDNKNIFSNIETTSIRELAALISNCDMFFGNEGGPRHIAQSLDIPSFAIFSPKSSKKEWLANPSKKHQGVEPKDIYPECGSLSYKDCYSLIQPNYVVDKIKKLYLQCYGNMK is encoded by the coding sequence ATGAAAATACTGATAATACGTTTTAAACAAATAGGAGATGCTGTTTTGAGTTCAGTTATATGTAATACTCTAAAAAAAAGTTTTCCTGAAGCTGAAATTGATTATGTAGTATATGAGCATATTGCTCCTTTATTCAAAAATCACCCATATATTGATAATGTCATCTCAATAACTAAAGATGAACAGAAAAATCCTCTTAAATACATATCTAAAGCCTGGAAAGTAACAAGAAAAAAATATGACATAGTGATAGATATAATGTCTACACCTAAAAGTGAAATGTTTACTCTATTCTCTTTAAAAAGCAAGTATAGAATAGGAAGAAGAAAAAAGTATAGAGGATTTACATACACCCATAAAATTTCTGAACCTGTTGATTCAAAAGATAAAGTTGATAAGTTTTTAAAAATACTAGCTCCATTGGAAGAGGAATATAAAATACTATATGACAATAACTATATTATCAATATAAGTCAAGATGAAAAAGAAAATATGAGAAGAAAAATGATGGAAGCAGGAATAGATTTTTCAAAACCTGTATTTATATGTGCTGCAAGTTCAAGAAGACCTGAGAAAATTTATTCTCTTGATAAAATGGAGTGTATTATTAAAAAAGTAGTAGAAGAACTGAATTCACAAATTATACTATTTTATTCTCTATCAGAAAAAGAATTTGTTAAAAACTTTCATTCTAGATTAAATGATAATAAAAATATTTTCTCAAATATTGAAACAACTTCAATAAGAGAACTGGCAGCTCTTATTTCAAATTGTGATATGTTTTTTGGAAATGAAGGAGGACCAAGACATATAGCTCAAAGTCTTGATATTCCAAGTTTTGCTATTTTCAGTCCTAAAAGCAGTAAAAAAGAGTGGCTGGCTAATCCAAGTAAAAAACATCAGGGAGTAGAACCAAAAGATATCTATCCAGAATGTGGTTCTCTTAGCTATAAAGATTGTTATTCACTGATTCAACCTAATTATGTTGTTGATAAAATTAAAAAATTATATTTACAGTGTTATGGAAACATGAAATAA
- a CDS encoding Bacteriophage protein gp37 has product MSEIWNPWHGCHKKSEGCLNCYMYYLDAQRGQKSDTVYKVKNNFNLPLKKDRKGNYKIKKGTLLYTCMTSDFF; this is encoded by the coding sequence ATGAGTGAGATATGGAATCCATGGCATGGTTGTCATAAAAAGAGTGAAGGGTGCTTAAATTGCTATATGTACTATTTGGACGCCCAAAGAGGACAGAAAAGCGATACAGTATACAAGGTAAAAAATAACTTTAATCTTCCTTTAAAAAAGGATAGAAAAGGGAATTATAAAATAAAAAAAGGAACTCTTCTCTATACTTGTATGACTTCAGATTTTTTTTAG
- a CDS encoding Bacteriophage protein gp37, whose amino-acid sequence MYDFRFFLEEADEWRKEIWDMIRIRTDIFFWILTKRPERIEKMLPSDWNNGWDNVCINVTIENQKRADERIPILLKLPFKYKGVVAAPILESINIEEYLKTGIINDVSASGENYAGARICDYDWIKSLYEQCRKYDTTFNFFETGEHFIKDGKKYHIPKKLQREQAEKSGLNYKGKSSSMILKEIVEDEQMKLFD is encoded by the coding sequence TTGTATGACTTCAGATTTTTTTTAGAAGAAGCTGATGAATGGAGAAAAGAGATATGGGATATGATTCGTATTAGAACTGATATTTTTTTCTGGATATTGACTAAAAGACCAGAAAGAATAGAAAAGATGCTTCCTTCTGATTGGAATAACGGGTGGGATAATGTGTGTATAAATGTTACAATTGAAAATCAAAAGAGAGCAGATGAGAGAATACCAATTCTTTTAAAGCTGCCATTTAAGTACAAAGGAGTAGTAGCAGCTCCTATTTTAGAAAGTATAAATATAGAAGAATATTTGAAAACAGGAATAATAAATGATGTAAGTGCCAGTGGAGAAAATTATGCAGGAGCCAGAATTTGCGATTATGATTGGATAAAAAGCCTCTACGAACAGTGTAGAAAATATGATACAACTTTTAATTTTTTTGAAACAGGAGAGCATTTTATAAAAGATGGGAAAAAATATCATATTCCTAAAAAACTACAAAGGGAGCAGGCAGAAAAATCAGGATTGAATTATAAGGGCAAGAGTTCATCAATGATACTAAAAGAAATAGTTGAAGATGAACAGATGAAATTATTTGACTAA
- a CDS encoding Putative heme iron utilization protein: MKEKIEKILKGEEGVSLSKVSKDLGISFIEVLRHAPTVRKYDVAKLDELFDILRSWEKVFLLVVTPSFVLEIKDKFPKGFYSHGFLNFHDETSSIGGHLSASKIKEIFIVEDVMYGRKSCSIKFFGEDEKEIFAVYVPRNEKKELIKECLESFNNL, from the coding sequence ATGAAAGAAAAGATTGAAAAAATACTAAAAGGTGAAGAAGGAGTATCTTTATCAAAGGTATCTAAAGACTTGGGGATATCATTTATAGAGGTGTTAAGACATGCACCAACAGTAAGAAAATATGATGTAGCAAAATTAGATGAACTTTTTGATATATTGAGAAGCTGGGAAAAAGTATTTTTATTGGTTGTAACACCTAGCTTTGTTTTAGAAATAAAAGATAAGTTTCCAAAAGGATTTTATTCTCATGGATTTTTAAATTTTCATGATGAAACATCTTCTATAGGTGGTCATTTATCAGCTTCTAAAATAAAAGAGATATTTATTGTAGAAGATGTAATGTATGGAAGAAAAAGTTGTTCTATAAAGTTTTTTGGAGAAGATGAAAAAGAAATATTTGCTGTTTATGTTCCAAGAAATGAAAAGAAAGAGTTAATAAAAGAGTGTTTAGAAAGTTTTAACAATTTATAA
- a CDS encoding Outer membrane protein W, whose protein sequence is MNIQNFKFYSLIMLGSLFIGNNITTYSAEGNNLYLRTGIGLFSGYSKFEPKINGEKQKLTDGKPDSPEYELGLEFTKDINDNVELGFGLAYQNNSNLKRYKTKEYSSKMGKYDSIPLYVVGKYKFNSFDNGVVPYLKANLGYSFNFNEKDGKGSIDKENIKYKVDVNNGLYLGFGAGMEYNNFIVDLMYQVNSAKASVKEKETGAKSGKDYLNSGKITLGIGYKFSY, encoded by the coding sequence ATGAACATTCAAAATTTTAAATTTTATTCATTAATTATGTTAGGAAGTCTTTTCATTGGAAATAATATCACTACTTATTCTGCAGAAGGAAACAATCTTTATCTAAGAACAGGAATTGGATTATTTTCAGGATATAGTAAATTTGAACCTAAAATAAATGGAGAAAAACAAAAATTAACAGATGGGAAACCAGATAGTCCAGAATATGAATTAGGTTTAGAATTTACAAAAGATATTAATGATAATGTTGAACTTGGATTTGGATTGGCTTATCAAAATAATTCAAATTTAAAAAGATATAAAACTAAAGAATATTCTTCAAAAATGGGTAAATATGATTCAATTCCTTTATATGTTGTTGGAAAATATAAGTTTAATTCTTTTGATAATGGTGTAGTACCTTATTTAAAAGCAAATTTGGGGTATTCTTTTAATTTTAACGAAAAAGATGGTAAGGGAAGTATTGATAAAGAAAATATAAAATATAAAGTAGATGTTAATAATGGGTTATATCTTGGATTCGGAGCTGGAATGGAGTACAATAATTTTATCGTAGATTTAATGTATCAAGTTAACAGTGCAAAGGCTTCTGTTAAAGAAAAAGAAACTGGTGCAAAATCTGGAAAAGATTACCTTAATAGTGGTAAAATAACTCTTGGAATTGGATATAAGTTCTCATACTAA
- the hup_18 gene encoding DNA-binding protein HU yields MTEAEFIRYYKRRNKSKNYKEAKEKIDLFWNSLLKALGEAEKVSLKNWGTFEKKEVKPRRIVIPNMEKVTITKAKKVIKFKAGAGLRNVVNEVDTDE; encoded by the coding sequence ATGACAGAAGCAGAATTCATAAGATACTATAAAAGAAGGAATAAAAGCAAGAACTATAAAGAGGCAAAAGAAAAGATAGACTTATTTTGGAACAGCCTATTAAAAGCTCTGGGAGAAGCAGAAAAAGTATCTTTAAAAAATTGGGGAACATTTGAGAAAAAAGAGGTAAAACCAAGAAGAATAGTGATACCGAATATGGAGAAAGTAACAATAACTAAGGCAAAGAAAGTAATAAAGTTCAAAGCAGGAGCAGGATTGAGAAATGTAGTAAATGAGGTTGATACTGATGAATAA
- a CDS encoding integration host factor subunit alpha, whose product MNKKELARVYSKMSKEGTNIKEALKEIDIFTKTVEEALLIKGYIKFIKRGTFMVLKKKPRTVSNPSTKELMRIYPKNTVKFKTSKKLVE is encoded by the coding sequence ATGAATAAAAAAGAATTGGCAAGGGTATACAGCAAGATGAGTAAAGAGGGAACAAATATAAAAGAAGCATTAAAAGAGATAGATATATTTACAAAAACAGTAGAGGAAGCCTTGTTAATAAAAGGATATATAAAATTTATAAAAAGAGGGACTTTTATGGTTTTGAAGAAAAAGCCAAGAACAGTATCAAACCCATCAACAAAAGAATTGATGAGAATATATCCAAAGAATACAGTGAAGTTTAAAACATCTAAAAAGTTAGTAGAATAA